A genomic window from Silene latifolia isolate original U9 population chromosome Y, ASM4854445v1, whole genome shotgun sequence includes:
- the LOC141632976 gene encoding uncharacterized protein LOC141632976, which translates to MVNILFVERSDNVLTKDRLMRFGVVTDGTSYLCGEQSESHMHWFFDCPFSKAVVLMLQNWLIIKLQGNVEDWIIKWRRKSLLQKKVVMAVIFGLVYGIWDCRNTCRVELFVPQPKRLIEGIHSVLKVRLNRMEFSRGKIKCCRWLQQTGLSE; encoded by the exons ATGGTAAATATACTATTTGTAGAGAGGAGCG ATAATGTTCTCACTAAAGATCGACTGATGAGATTTGGTGTTGTTACTGATGGGACCAGTTACTTATGTGGTGAGCAGTCAGAGTCCCATATGCATTGGTTTTTTGATTGCCCGTTCAGCAAGGCAGTTGTTCTGATGTTGCAAAACTGGCTAATAATAAAGTTGCAAGGAAATGTGGAAGATTGGATTATCAAGTGGAGACGTAAGTCTCTGTTGCAGAAAAAGGTTGTCATGGCTGTTATTTTTGGACTGGTTTATGGCATCTGGGATTGTAGAAATACATGTCGAGTTGAGCTATTTGTGCCACAGCCTAAGCGATTGATAGAGGGGATTCATAGTGTATTGAAAGTAAGGCTGAACAGGATGGAGTTCAGCAGGGGAAAGATTAAATGTTGTAGGTGGTTACAACAAACTGGTTTGAGTGAATAA